In Papaver somniferum cultivar HN1 chromosome 1, ASM357369v1, whole genome shotgun sequence, a genomic segment contains:
- the LOC113338451 gene encoding polygalacturonase-like, with protein MAGTTSHLLLIFFILFLSSTSLSASSLRKARKQFNVEDFGAIGDGKTDASPAFLRAWGKACQCSDVHTTIYVPRKRFFLRSVDFQGPCRGSSIMVHLDGSILVSPQYLEMGFQEDWIRFVDVNGLAIVGGYLDGRGKQLWWCKENSQKCPPGATSLSVYGSKNVVIRNLTSVDAKLYHVVIHSCENIKIEGVKIYAPSDSPNTDGIHVQNALNVHVLRTAIKTGDDCISVGPGTRNLRINRIACGPGHGISIGSLGKGLEEEGVSNVTVTNAVFTGTTNGLRIKSWGRPSNGFVRDVFFKRVLMNNVENPIVIDQNYCPWDEGCPSQHSGVKISHVTYTDIKGTSASQVAVKFDCSPISPCKGIRLRDIKLTYQHQPAESVCNNILGVAHGEIDPPSCL; from the exons ATGGCAGGAACTACTTCTCATCTGCTCTTGATTTTCTTCATCTTGTTCCTTTCTTCAACATCATTGTCAGCATCATCATTACGCAAAGCCAGAAAACAATTCAATGTTGAAGATTTTGGAGCAATCGGGGACGGAAAAACCGATGCCAGTCCGGCGTTTTTGAGAGCATGGGGTAAAGCATGTCAGTGTTCAGATGTTCACACTACGATTTACGTACCACGGAAGAGGTTTTTTCTTCGTTCCGTTGATTTTCAAGGACCTTGTAGAGGCTCAAGCATCATGGTTCATTTAGATGGAAGTATTCTTGTTTCTCCACAATATTTAGAAATGGGGTTTCAGGAAGATTGGATAAGGTTTGTAGATGTCAACGGGTTGGCGATTGTCGGAGGATATCTTGATGGCCGGGGGAAACAATTATGGTGGTGTAAAGAGAATTCGCAAAAATGTCCACCTGGAGCGACG TCGCTTTCGGTTTACGGTTCGAAAAACGTCGTGATCAGAAATTTAACGTCGGTTGATGCTAAGTTATATCACGTTGTCATTCATTCCTGTGAGAATATCAAGATTGAGGGGGTTAAAATTTATGCTCCATCTGATAGTCCAAATACTGATGGCATACATGTGCAAAATGCACTGAATGTTCATGTTCTAAGAACGGCTATTAAAACTGGAGATGATTGCATTTCAGTCGGTCCAGGCACTAGAAACTTGCGGATTAATCGAATTGCTTGCGGACCTGGACATGGAATAAG TATTGGGAGCTTAGGGAAAGGATTGGAAGAAGAGGGAGTTTCAAATGTGACAGTAACAAATGCTGTGTTTACTGGAACAACAAATGGTTTAAGAATCAAATCATGGGGAAGGCCGAGTAATGGGTTTGTTAGAGACGTCTTTTTCAAACGAGTTCTGATGAATAACGTTGAAAATCCGATTGTTATTGATCAGAATTACTGTCCCTGGGATGAAGGTTGCCCTAGCCAG CACTCTGGTGTAAAAATCAGTCACGTAACGTATACAGACATTAAAGGAACTTCTGCATCTCAAGTTGCAGTGAAATTCGATTGCAGTCCGATCTCTCCGTGCAAAGGAATTCGTTTGAGAGACATAAAACTTACTTACCAGCATCAACCTGCAGAATCTGTCTGTAACAACATACTTGGAGTTGCACATGGTGAAATTGATCCGCCTAGCTGTTTATAA